The following coding sequences lie in one Cannabis sativa cultivar Pink pepper isolate KNU-18-1 chromosome 5, ASM2916894v1, whole genome shotgun sequence genomic window:
- the LOC115716029 gene encoding methylsterol monooxygenase 1-1, whose translation MLPYNTIHEAAAALGRNLTYAETIWFNYSARKSDYFLYCHNILFLFLLFSVVPVPLVVIEILRSLGFDKYKIQPKVRLSVSEMLTCYKDVMRMFFLVIGPLQLVSYPSIQMIGIRTGLPLPSGWEIALQLFVYFVVEDYTNYWIHRFLHNKWGYENIHKVHHEFTAPIGFAAPYAHWAEVLILGIPSFLGPAIVPGHMITFWLWIALRQIEAIDTHSGYDFPWSPTKYIPFYGGAEYHDYHHYVGGQSQSNFASVFTYCDFIYGTDKGYRYQKKILKKLKEETQNGESYNSSSQDLKSD comes from the exons ATGTTACCTTACAACACAATCCACGAAGCTGCCGCCGCGCTTGGCCGGAACCTCACGTACGCCGAGACAATCTGGTTCAATTACTCTGCTCGTAAGTCCGATTACTTTCTCTATTGCCATAATattctcttcctcttcctcctATTCTCCGTCGTCCCTGTACCTCTCGTCGTTATCGAGATTCTTCGATCCCTTGGTTTCGACAAGTACAAGATTCAGCCCAAGGTTCGCTTGTCGGTTTCTGAGATGCTCACTTGCTACAAGGATGTTATGAGAATGTTCTTCCTCGTCATTGGTCCTCTCCAGCTCGTATCCTACCCTTCTATTCAG ATGATTGGGATTAGAACAGGGCTGCCATTGCCATCTGGGTGGGAGATTGCTCTTCAATTGTTCGTTTATTTTGTGGTGGAGGATTATACAAATTACTGGATCCATAGATTTCTGCATAACAAATGGGGTTATGAGAACATTCACAAAGTGCATCATGAGTTCACTGCTCCAATCGGATTTGCGGCACCCTATGCCCATTGGGCAGAGGTTTTAATATTGGGTATCCCATCTTTTCTCGGTCCGGCTATTGTTCCAGGCCATATGATCACTTTCTGGTTATGGATAGCTTTAAGGCAGATTGAGGCGATTGACACTCACAGCGG GTATGACTTTCCGTGGAGCCCCACCAAATATATTCCATTCTATGGAGGTGCTGAGTATCATGATTACCATCACTATGTGGGAGGACAGAGTCAGAGCAACTTTGCTTCAGTTTTCACCTACTGTGATTTCATTTATGGAACTGACAAG GGCTACCGATATCAGAAGAAGATCCTCAAAAAG TTGAAAGAGGAAACACAGAATGGAGAATCATACAATAGTTCAAGTCAAGATCTTAAGTCTGATTAG
- the LOC115716028 gene encoding methylsterol monooxygenase 1-1 — MYGNLYNLPLPISAFLPVGSTIMLPYNTINDAAAVLGRNLTYAETLWFNYSASKSDLFLYSHNTIFLILIFSTVPLLLTLSLEILRSPLGLDKYKIQPKVMLSFSEMFGCYKDVMTTFLLVVAPLQLLSYPSIQMIGIRTGLPLPSGWEISLQLFVYFLVEDYTNYWVHRFLHTKWGYEKIHKVHHEFTAPIVFAAPYAHWAEILMLGFPAFLGPVIVPGHMITFWLWMVLRHIEAIETHSGYDFPWSLTKCIPFYGGAEYHDYHHRIGQHSQSNFASVFTYCDFIYGTDKGFQYHKKILKKLKHESYKTQNGGSYNCSSLDLNKFH, encoded by the exons ATGTATGGAAATTTATATAATCTGCCACTGCCCATTTCAGCATTTCTCCCTGTTGGCTCTACAATAATGCTGCCTTATAACACCATCAACGATGCAGCCGCCGTGCTTGGGCGGAACCTCACCTATGCCGAGACTCTGTGGTTCAACTACTCAGCTAGCAAGTCTGATTTGTTCCTCTACAGCCATAACACTATCTTCCTCATTCTTATCTTCTCTACCGTTCCTCTTCTTCTCACCCTCTCCCTCGAGATTCTCCGATCACCACTTGGTTTAGACAAGTACAAGATTCAGCCCAAAGTTATGCTGTCATTTTCTGAGATGTTCGGTTGCTACAAGGATGTTATGACAACCTTCCTCCTCGTTGTTGCTCCTCTCCAACTCCTCTCTTACCCTTCTATTCAG ATGATTGGGATTAGAACAGGGCTGCCATTGCCATCTGGGTGGGAAATTTCTCTTCAattgtttgtttatttcttGGTGGAGGATTACACAAACTACTGGGTCCATAGATTTCTTCACACCAAATGGGGTTAtgagaaaattcacaaagtgcATCATGAGTTCACTGCTCCAATTGTATTTGCAGCTCCCTATGCCCACTGGGCTGAGATTTTGATGTTGGGTTTCCCAGCTTTTCTTGGCCCGGTTATTGTTCCAGGACATATGATCACATTCTGGTTGTGGATGGTTTTAAGGCATATTGAGGCCATTGAAACTCACAGCGG GTATGACTTTCCTTGGAGCCTGACAAAATGTATTCCATTCTATGGAGGAGCTGAGTATCATGATTACCATCACCGAATTGGACAACATAGTCAAAGTAACTTTGCTTCAGTTTTTACCTACTGTGATTTCATTTATGGAACTGACAAG GGATTCCAATATCACAAGAAGATCCTCAAGAAG CTGAAGCATGAAAGTTACAAAACACAGAATGGAGGGTCATACAACTGTTCAAGTCTAGATCTTAACAAGTTCCATTAG